GAGGTTTGGAAGCTGGGGGAAATCATCCTGCTCGAAATCAAGAATAACTCGGCCGTTCGGCGCCGTGACCCTGAGACAGGTTTCGATGTAGTGGATCCGTAAAGGCTGTCTGCGGTATGATACGGAAAGCCATCCCTTTTATCTTTTAGGCGCCGTGACTGTCTGGGCGGGTTTTTCACTGCCTAGCCGGTGTCGGCTTCACTCGTAGTTGGTTTTGTTTTCAAAAGAAGAAAAGCACACAGGCCAGAGGGCGGCAGTGCCGCACCCGGCGCTACCGGGCTGAGTGGCGCTGATTCAGCAAGGGGGAGGAACTTGAACAACCCCTGCCAAGGATTGCAATTTTTAAAAAAACACAGCCGAGACGCCTGTGCCGCAGCCGGCACTACCGGAACACGGACAGCCGAGACGGCGGCTGCCATCCGACTGGTCTGACGAGTCCGACAGGTCCGACTTGTTCAATTCTCAAATTGCCCCGTACGGAGAATCCGGCCTCGCAATTTTGACAGGAAGCATCCTCTTTCCTGCGGCAAGGAGCGGTGTTGACTCTTACTTGAATCAGCGCATACTATTGCGCATGGACGGAAAGAGGGTTACCTTGTTCTGCGGTGGGGGCAGTGAGAGAGGCTCTACCACTCCCGTTTAAGAAATGATAAAATATTTTAGGGTGGTAAATCTGTCTGATTACGGCCCAAGCAAATCTGCATCTGAGGTTCGATGCGCGCGCCTCACGCGAGGTCGACGAGATGCGAGCGCGGAAAGCCGGCCGCAAGTGAAGACACAGGCATACGATATCATTGCAATTGGAGCGTCGGCGGGCGGGTTGAGGGCGCTGGAAAAGATTCTCGAACATCTGCCTGAGAACCTGGAAGCCCCGGTTGTTGTTGTACAGCATCTTGATCCGCGACACCGGAGCCTGATGGCCAAAATCCTCAGCCGCCATACAAAGGCACAGGTCAAGCAGGCCGAAGAGGGAGAGGCGCTGGAGGCGGGGAAAATATATATTGCGCCTCCGAATCGCCATCTGTTGATAAATAGAGACCGCACCATTTCGCTATCGCAGAGCGAACTGGTTCATTTCGTTCGGCCGTCGGCGGATTTACTCTTTGAATCGGTCGCGGCAACATATAAAGACAGGGCGATCGCGGTAATATTGACTGGTACGGGCAGCGATGGCGCAATGGGGATTCAGGCAATCAAAAAGATGGGCGGAACGACAATTGCCCAGGATGAGCAGAGTTCGGAGTTTTACGGCATGCCGTCCAGCGCGATTCGAACCGGCAAAGTGGACTTCATTCTTCCATTGTCGGAGATCGGGCCTGCACTTGTGACTCTGGTGCGAGGAGAAGAATTGTGAGTGCCTCCCAGAAAACGATTATTGAAGATAAACATGCCTTTGAGGAGTTGCTCAACTTCTTAAAGTTCAGCCGAAATTTTGACTTCACCGGCTACAAGCGGAGCAGCCTCACGCGGCGGATACAAAAGCGGATGGCGACGGTGAAAACATACAGCTACGAAGAGTACCAGGATTATCTCGAAGTACACCCGGAGGAATTCAACGAGCTTTTCAACACGATCCTGATCAATGTCACGTGCTTCTTCCGCGATCCCGTCGCCTGGGAATTTCTGGCGAATGAGGCAGTTCCGGCATTGCTTGAAAAAAAGGGCGAGCAAGCGCAGGTGCGCGCATGGAGCGTCGGCTGCTCGACCGGGCAGGAGGCGTATACATTAGCGATGATCCTCGCCGAGGTGCTTGGCAAAGAACGGTTTATACACAGAGCAAAGATATATGCCACCGACGCGGACCAGGAGGCAATCATTTTCGCGCGCCACGGGCTATACAGCAAGCAGGACCTCGAGGAAGTTCCCGAGCGCCTGCACAACAAGTATTTTAGATTAGTGAACGGAAAATACCAGTTTGACAAGGAACTGCGGCGCAACGTCATCTTTGGGGCGCATGATGTAGTGCAGGCGGCGCCGATCTCACGGCTCGACATCCTTGCGTGCCGGAACACGATGATGTATTTCAACATCGAAACGCAGGAGAAAATCCTGGGGCGGTTCCACTTTGCGCTCAATGATTATGGGATCCTTTTCCTCGGAATGGCTGAGACAATGCTTACGCGCGACCGTTTCTTTGAGCCGCTGAACCAGAAACTGCGCATTTTTCGGAAACTGCCGATGCCGGTGTCTTATCGCCGTGCCATTGCAGCGGGCAATCTGGTTGAGCCGGTTGAAGAGCCGGCGGCGCGGCAGCAGCTCTATGAGAGCCTGTTTCAGTTCATGCCGGCCGCGCAACTGGTGGTCGACACGGATGAAAAGCTGCTCCTGGCCAACCTCGGGGCCGTTTCTCTGTTCAACATCAAGGAATCCGACGTCGGCCGCCCGTTTTTTGAGTTGGAGGTTTCTTACCGGCC
This Candidatus Abyssobacteria bacterium SURF_5 DNA region includes the following protein-coding sequences:
- a CDS encoding chemotaxis protein CheB; its protein translation is MIKYFRVVNLSDYGPSKSASEVRCARLTRGRRDASAESRPQVKTQAYDIIAIGASAGGLRALEKILEHLPENLEAPVVVVQHLDPRHRSLMAKILSRHTKAQVKQAEEGEALEAGKIYIAPPNRHLLINRDRTISLSQSELVHFVRPSADLLFESVAATYKDRAIAVILTGTGSDGAMGIQAIKKMGGTTIAQDEQSSEFYGMPSSAIRTGKVDFILPLSEIGPALVTLVRGEEL
- a CDS encoding PAS domain S-box protein produces the protein MIEDKHAFEELLNFLKFSRNFDFTGYKRSSLTRRIQKRMATVKTYSYEEYQDYLEVHPEEFNELFNTILINVTCFFRDPVAWEFLANEAVPALLEKKGEQAQVRAWSVGCSTGQEAYTLAMILAEVLGKERFIHRAKIYATDADQEAIIFARHGLYSKQDLEEVPERLHNKYFRLVNGKYQFDKELRRNVIFGAHDVVQAAPISRLDILACRNTMMYFNIETQEKILGRFHFALNDYGILFLGMAETMLTRDRFFEPLNQKLRIFRKLPMPVSYRRAIAAGNLVEPVEEPAARQQLYESLFQFMPAAQLVVDTDEKLLLANLGAVSLFNIKESDVGRPFFELEVSYRPAELRPLIHDVLNQNRVINLTGVERNLPEGAVQYLDIYMYPLADQQRKIVGVGIFFTDVTAHRQLQKEAERINVELEQALVEVQSSSEELETTNEELQSTVEELETSNEELQSSNEEMETMNEELQATNEELQTINDELRERTEQLNQMTSFRDSVLRSVPMGVVALDRRFQVMMWNLHSEQLWGIRADEAETHNFLNLDMGLPVEKLKDCIRTVLENKEAEKVELKAINRRGKEVTVHVNCSPLIGREREAAGVILVMDEYPKKG